The Primulina tabacum isolate GXHZ01 chromosome 1, ASM2559414v2, whole genome shotgun sequence genome contains the following window.
TTAAGTTTTGACTTCTCATCGAGTTGTTTTGTTGTGCGAAATGAGTAATAATAATTACTGGCTTAAAAATGAATTATCACTTTATGATGCCAGACAGATCCTTCTGCCCCATTGGAAGAATGCTTAATTTCTATATTGATTGCAATAGCAAGACACTCCCCAACATGTGCTGCTGCGGTAATGAACTGTGAAAAGCTAGTTCAGACAGTTGCCAACAGATTTACCCTTAAAGAACACATGGACATTAACCCTTGCAAGATAAAAAGTGTTAAGCTTATCAAGGTTCGAACTGCCTCTTTAATGTTTCAAACTTATCTTCTTCTTCTCGATGAGTTATATATCTTGTGTTTATTTTTTCTATACTTGATCGAACAAAAACCCTTTCTTATTCCTCCCTTGTTGCTTTGAAGGTATTGGCTTGTTCTGAGAAGAAGAGTTGCTCAACATTTATAAAGAATGGAATTTTTCGTCAGATGACTTGGCACTTGTACAGATATCCATGTTCTCTTGACCAATTGATTAAATCTGGCAAAGAGGCCAGCAAATATTTATCAGCTTTGCTGGTTGAACAGTGGCGTTTTTGGAAGGTTTGCATTAGATATGGATATTGCGTTTCTGACTTTTCCGACCTATTAGCTTCAGTATGCATATGGTTGCGCGTACCTAATGTTGAACTACTAATTGAAAATGATGTGATGAGTGAATTTTTTTCCATCACAAAGGAAATATACCTTCTTCTTGATGTTTTAGCTGGTAGACTTCCAAATTTCTACTCTGTCGTGCATGAAACAGTGGAGAAAAGAACTCAAGATACAGAGTCTTTTTCTTGGAGTCACATTGGCCCCATCACTGATCATGCCCTTGAGTGGATACGTGTGAAAACCATTCCATATGTATCCAAATTCTTTGGGCTCCAAGCTAAAGATGGACGTTACCGCAGTTTGCAGGATCCAGAAGTAAATTCCTTGTTACAGGTCCTTTCTTCTGTTTTGAGTATGCTTTCAAGTGTGCTCAAAGCTGTGATCCCAGTGGATACTACTGTTTTGTCAAATGGAAATTTGCCATGGATTCCAGACTTTGTCCCGAAGATTGGGCTTGAAATTATCAGAAATGGATACATGGGTTTTTTGGGCGAAAGTAAAAAAAATGCTTCTGTTTTGGAGCACTTGTTTCATTTGAGACTCAAAAATAGACAAGAGATAGCAATATATTCTACATGTTGCCTTCAAGGATTGATCCAAGTAGTCGCTTctattgatgaactgatccagcATGCAAACCTTAAAAGTCATGCACTATCTAAGTATTCGATTCTGTCAAGGGACGATAAAGTTCTTACTGAGGGGATACTCAAGTCATCTATGGTTGAAGTGAGAGGTACGCTAACAAATTTGATGACATTAATCAATAATGAATGTCAAAGTATGCATCCTATCGAGGTATTTGGCAGAGGTGGCCCTGCTCCTGGAGTGGGTGTGGGCTGGGGTGCTTCTGGTGGAGGATATTGGTCCCTGAAAACTCTTTTGGTTCAGCAAGATACTAGATTGCTCACTCACTTACTTGAAGTTTCCGAAATTTCTACCGCGAGAAATTCATTAAATGCTGATGAGATGGGTTGTTTAACACAAAGGATAAATTGTGCCCTTGCAGCTGGTTTGATTGTGGGTCCAGTGAATAGCTCTGTTTTTGATAAGCTACTCAATTTCATGTTCCAGGTTCCTGTTCTAAAGCATCTAGATTTCAGTATCCGCCAGTTCCTGTGTCTTAGAAAATTTAAGCCCTTGGGGTGGAATTATGAAGAACAGGATTACCTGTTATTTGCTAATGTTTTGGCTCCTCACTTCAAAAACAGGTGGCTCGGTGTAAAGAACAAATTAAAACCCAAGAAAGAAATCAATCATTTTAGCCACAAAACAAAGAAAGGCGGTCACTGTTTGGAGACCATTCATGAAGATGTTGATCTACCAAACATGGTCATTTAAGAGTCAACTTCCTTGATAATGGAGCGGGCTTACCAGAGATTGCATCTTCCAGCACATTGGTTTCTCAGTGCAATATCCACCTTTAATCTTGAGAAAAATACAAGTCCTAATGCATCTTACAACTCAGTTGAAGTTACCAAAGGTGGACTCTTTTTTCTTCTATGTATTGAAGCAATCCCTACTTTCTGTATCTCCGAGGCCTTCTCCCCTGTTAAATCCGTCCCAGTTGTTTGGAAACTGCACGCATTGTCTGTAGTGTTACTTTTTGGAATGAAGGTTCTTGAAGATGAAAAGAGCAGGGATATTTATGAAAGTTTGCAGAAAGTCTATGGTGAAATCCTTGATGAGAAATTTGTTTCTAATTTTAGTGATAACTTGGTTGCGAATCCCCTTAAATTTGAGTCAGATATACATGAGAATTACTCTACTTTTATTGAAACTTTGGTAGAGCAGTTTGCTGCTGAATCTTATGGTGACATCATATTTGGGCGACAAGTTGCGATATATTTAAATCGATCTGTTGAAACTTCTGTAAGACATACCACTTGGAACGCGTTGTCTAATGCTCGTGTTCTTGAACTTTTACCTCCTCTGGACCAATGCTTAACAAAGTCTGAGAGCTATCTTGAACCAGTTGAGGTATTACCTGCAAACTCCTTTGTTCTATCTATTATATTATAAGAATGTTTATTAAATCAGAGGCAGCATGCAAAAAATAGAGACGGTATAGAATTCGTAAAAGCTTCTGATAGTTACCATTTCCTAAGGTTTTCAGTATTCATTTGGATATCAAGATTGGATATTGTTGGATTTGTATGACATTTGGTGGAAACtagtaatatttttattcattatttttcaagaatttttaatCTTTTCTCCTTAAGTGAGGCTTGAaagtattttaaattctttctaCAAAGCACATCCAACATTTCCTATCAGAGATTTGTTTAGACAAGGACACCTTGTCTGCCATTAAAAGTTGAATTAATATTCAAAGGGCTGGCGTTGAAAGGAGTCCTGAAAGTTTCTGTTGATTATTGATTTTCCAAATAAAGCTTCATGAGTTGCTTGTGAAGGAGAAAGAGATGTTACAAAGTTAAATTGCATTTGTCTGTCAGCCATAGTCACGGTTATTTAAACCAGTTGTGGATTTTGTTCCTGCTTCGAGTCGTCGTTTGAGGATTGTTTTTCACACAAATAGAACTCATTCAGTTAACTTGTATGCAGGATGATGAGAGGATTttggaggcttatgtaaaaTCATGGGTTTCTGGTGCTCTCGACAAAGCAGCAACCCGGAATTCAGCAGCATTTTCGCTGGTTCTGCACCATCTTTTGTGTTTCATTTTTCAGAATCTTTCTGGTCATATGCTCTCATTGCGCAATAAGCTTGTAAAATTTCTGTTGCGAGATTATTCTCGCAAACAGCAACATGAGGTATGGTAGCTGTTTTGGCAACTAATGGAACTTTACACTTCTGATCTAATTTTCAATTCTGTATGCCTGCATCGCGGCTGTGcacatcatatattaatttgttagttttttttttttatcagtgCAATATTTTAAACAGGATTCATATGAATCCTTTGCTGTTACGGGAGCAGTTTCAATGCAACCCCGAACCATGTTGTGTGGTGGTATTGTCATTTCTGTCTTTTGTTTGATTGAATCACTGCACTAAGTTACTTACGTTTTAGGCTGATAATGAAACGAGGAAAGAAGGCACCGTCACCTTCCCCATGGGTTATTTACTTACTACGTGATTTTATATCTGTTTCATTTTGTTGACAGGGCATGCTGGTGAAATTAATTCAGTACAAGAAACATGTCATGACCATGTCAGAGTTAGACTCACCCCTTAGTATCTCTGGGATAGAGAAAAGACTGTAGCTACTGAAAGAAATTTGTCAAGGAGGTTCCTCGCTTATGATCGTAGTAGAAAAGCTCGAGTCCTGCCTGCTCCGTTAGGGAATTCCGGGCACTCATTTCTCCTTTTTTGTACAGTATAGTTTTATTTTTGTGAAAGTTTTCGTGTATCTTAAAATTTAGAGATTACAAATTAAGGTTACGAAGgcgatttaaaatttgaattcgaGGGTCTGAAGTAAAAAGTTTTGGGGACTGCTTCTAGGTGGATTTTAAGAATGCATGTGCGTATACTTTATCTTCTTTTGCACCATATGTGAATCTTCATAGAAGTTGCCGACAATTTTGCGTTAGGGTCTTATGTGAATTGGTGTAGATACATATTCCTGGTTGCAGTAAGTCAAGGAATTCGTGAACGTTGTATCAGACATCTTTGAATTGGTGATTAATAACGTGTTTTGTTTATGCGCCAGTTGTCGCCCACGTAATTGAAACTTGCACATGAAAATATAAACTTTGAATACACTAAAAAACTTCCTTTGATGGATTCAGTTCACGCAAATTGAAAAAATTCGAACAGAAAATACCAGAAACCCTATATCACTTCTGTTGTAATTGTAAGAGGCAAGTTATCATTTAATTGGCCTACAGATTTGAGTGACCAATTCGAACGTTAATCCGATGCCATGAGGTGTTCAGTATCCCTCTCAAATTCCAAATCACTGCAACATTTTCAGGTTGCACATTTGCTGCTGAATCCACCTGAACACAGCAGCATGCATATGTGTTGGATGTACACAAACTCACTAATCAAATGAAAccttatataaatataaagtaTTTAGAGATTATTTGTAACATACTGCTTTTGCAACTATCTCGGTTCCCTGAGAGATTTCAGCCTCAGCCTCAAAAAGCACCCACGCCCATTTGTCGTTGCTTGCATCATCAGAAACGTATGAAACACCAGGTTTCTGGAATTTTAAGGCTTCAAACCAGGTTTGGCCACCATCTACAGATACATCGATCCTCTCTATGCCACGACCACCTCCAGAAGCTGCATAACCCTTGATCTTTATCTGACAATTGATGCACGTTATTTCTAACAATTAGCAACCAAGATTCAAATTTTAACCACACAATACCATAGATATCTTTGATGTATCGAAATACCATACTGACCTTTCCAACCTTTACCATTTGCACGTCCTCCATAGAACATATTGCACACTGCAAGCAACACATAATTGAACTTACAGGGAATCATGGAGTTCAATGCAACAATAGGATGACGAGTTTGTACGTGATGATAATTTGTAGCATTAACCAAGACTTCCGCAATTCATCCTGGCTAAAAGCTCTAGTCCAATAATCAATAAACATGGAAAGTGGTTACAGGATTCAGGTCAACTGGAGTGATACCTGAACAGGAAAGTCCATTTGAGGCCGCCTTGTAGACCAGTTGATATTATCCCAATCCACCGAAGGTGGAAACATTTTGTAATCTCTTTGCACAAAGAATCCCTGTACAGTACCACAATACGCTTCAAAACATAAAGGTGAGATTATTCATCAGAAAGAAAAGAGAGAGATTCTGACCTGGCATTCCACTGCAGCAATGTTGATGCAATCCAGCCATTTGACAGAGCGAGCACCAATGACACCAGGGACAATAACACGCAATGGATACCCATGATCCCTGTTAAGAGCCTAACATAGAGAAATTATAACATACAGGTTAGatagaaaaataaactatttgATTAGTGACCTATACACACTATGCAACAATAATTAAACTTCTAAAtgacaaaatatttggataacaaAAGTCAAAGCGAGTGATAAAAGTTAGTGAACAGCATGATAAACTGTGCTCATGCTTTAAGGGCAATGAGATGGCTGACGAAGTAACCAAATATAGAATAGGACCTCTCCATTCATATCATAAGCTAGTAAAACATCAGCTTCAGGGTTTGTGGCTTGAGTTAATGGAATTGATGCCTTATAAGGACCTCCATTCTCTTCCTGTATGAAAGTATAGGTCCACATTAACACTCTCTTCGTGCTGATCCATTTCAGTTGACATTCTCCCACGAAAATTCATAGAATGCATAATAATACCTTACACTTGTCAATGCTTACAAATTCTACATGTTTTCCTCCAAATGCCGTAACTTGAGAGTTCTTAGGAATTCCAATAAGTTCAAGCACATCTGCTAATTTGGCCCCACTCCAAACAGCTGCATTGAACATTATTTAACACATTAAATTAAGGGGAATGAAATGAAGATCTGTTTATGTTAAACAAATGGTGTCTAAGGAAGGCATCAATTCTCGAAAACAGTAACTAAAAGTAGCAGGATGGAGTAAAGGGAAACAATTGGCTTCCCAAGACTTAGGTCTCCAGTTTGAGCTACACGTGCATGAGtggtaataataataagaaataaaaaataaattctttCTGAATCAGCTAACATTGAAACAGGCCTGGAAGATTTGGGCCTTAAAGATACTGAGTAACCCATTATATATCGTGTATTCTAGAAGGAATAGAAAATAAAAGAGGGAATATAGTGGGAGAGTTCGGGAACAGTTACATTCTGTCTTTTGTTCAGTTTGTAATGGGAAGTTACTAGCTTGGCTGGGGAAGATATTGTGAAATATTGTAGAGAGCATTCAACTCTTGGGTTTTAGTGAATTATACGCACGTATATTCTAGTAAATTACCTTAAATTCTTTGTTCTTTTCCATTGTCGTACATTAAATATTCCACTTAAATATTCTATGGTTGTAACAATTGGTCCGACCCTCCGGAATCCGAAAGGCCGAGAGTGAGTTAAGGCAACCACATGTTCTGAAGCAAAAGTCGAAGCACTGGAAAAAATAGTTAACAAGAAGCAGGAAAACCTGGATTCACTCAACAAAACAATCAATGAGTGAGATGACCGAGATGAAGAGTATAGTGGAGCAGTTGGTAAAAAAATGGATAACCAGCGCTATTCACAACGAAGAGGATGACATAGATGAAGTTCAAGACTCGAATTTCCTCGGACATTTCGTCGACGAGGCAAAGTTTTTCAAATCAGACGGATATGCGGAGAATGAGGAGGTTCGGCACTTTATTAAGAGGATAGAACCACCGAGTTTTGATGGCATTGACCCATTAGGGTGGTTGGGCAAGGCAGAGCAACATTTTGAAATTCATGGCACCACTCCCAGAAGTAAGGTTAAAACTGCTTACATTTGTATGAAAGGATGCTGGTCAATTGGTTCAGGTCGATGAAGATGAAAAATTTCCAACCTTGCGTGGGACAGATTTGCAAAGGAGCTTATTAAAAGATATAGTGGAAGAAAAGCGGCTAACCATTCGAACTTCTTTAAAACTAAATCAGCAGCCAGTGGGAACCTATGTCGAACAATTTGAGGTGCTCTTATCCCAAATCGGCAATTTACCTGAAGATCAAGGTTTGAGTTACTTCCTCAGTGGTTTGCGCAATGATATAAGACAACTGATCAGAACCATGGGCCTAGAACTGTAATCTGGGCCATGGATCTTGCCGAAAAGGAACTTTATGGGGATAACTTGGACCACAACAACAATTATACTGCAGTGGGCCACAAATTAGAACACAGATTGGGCTATTCTACTGGTTGGGCTAACAAAACCCAATTTCTGGACAAAGACCGTATAAGAGTCAATTCAACCGTTGTAGACGTACATTGCAATGCAGGCTTGGAAAGCAACACTAATCGCAGAATTCCATGTTACTCGCATGCTGGAAACTCGCGACAATCAACCATGGGAGGAGTTAATTCTAAGTTTGAGAAAAGCATAGCTAGGAGTGGGCAAAACGAAAACCACGGGAAGGACATATTTATTCTCATCGAGAGTATATGCATAGGAAGGAGAACGGATTGTGTTTTAAACGTGGAGAACACCCTACAATTGGTTGCATAGGTGCATCTACAAGTCGATGAGAGTGACCATAATGGCAGAGGACGAGGAAGAAGGTAACAAATTGAAGCCACACGGGTCGATAAGTACTGAGTTCGAGGATCAATCGGGATCGCATGCCGCTGAATGCACCATCCTGCAATTGCCGTTGTATTCTGTGGGTGGAATTTCTCAACCCCATACCATGAAATTAAAAGGTAAGTTGCTTAATGCTGAAATTATAGTGATGATCGATAGTGGTGCAAGTCATAACTTCATTTCAAAAGGGCTGGTAAAAGAGTTAGGCCTGGAGGTGGATGACGGGGTGCATTTTGGAGTGTATTTGAGTGATGGATGCAGAATTTCTTGTAAAGGGATTTGTAAGTCTCTTAAAGTGAATCTGGATGTGTGTCAATTAATCATTGATGGTTACTTGTTTGAACTTGGGGGTGTCGATCTTATTCTTGGGATTGATTGGTTATACAATTAGGAGAAGTCAGACTGGATTGGGGTCGAATGCAAATGAGTTTTCAGCAACAATACAAGGAAGCGGTGTTATATGGGGATCCTACATTGAACCGTTCTCTGGTTTCTTACGTACACTCACAAAGACAATTGATGTAGAGTTTAGTAAGCCAGTTTGGGCTAGGTGTGAGTCATCAGAGGGTGTAGAATACAAGAGCAGTGGATTGGCAATACAAAATGAATTGAGAGAACTTTtgggaaattttgaaaatgtgtTCGAGAGTTCCCCTACCGCCAATCAGAAGTAAAGATCACGCAAATTCATCTTAAAAAGGGGAAGGGACCAGTTAATGTAAGGCCATATCGATACACAGATAGTCAGAAAGAAGAGATGGAACGGTTGATAAATGAGATATTGGCGGGAGTGATGCAAAGCATTGACAACCCGTTTTCTAGTCCAATCATTTTGGTTAAAAAAAGATGGAAGTTGGCGTTTTTGTGTGGATTACAGGGCTCTTAACGAAGTTACCATCGTGGAAACATATCCATTCTGGTGATAGGTGAACTACTTGATAATTTACATGGGGCTTGTCTTTTCTCCAGGCTGGATCTTAAATATGGGTAGTGGGTACCATCGAATTCGAGTCAAACCTGAGGATATTCCTAAAACGGCTTTTAGGACTCACAAGGGGTATTACGAATTTCTCGTTATGCCTTTTGGACTTAAGAATGCCCCGGACACTTTCCAATCTGCGATGAATGAGGC
Protein-coding sequences here:
- the LOC142537188 gene encoding sulfite oxidase-like; amino-acid sequence: MPGLRAPSDYTNDPPRHPALVINSKEPFNAEPRRFDLVSSYVTPVEFFYKRNHGPIPIVDDIHKYSVTVTGLIEIPKDLYMKDIWKLPKYSITATLQCAGNRRTSMSKTRKVKGVGWDVAAIGNAVWSGAKLADVLELIGIPKNSQVTAFGGKHVEFVSIDKCKEENGGPYKASIPLTQATNPEADVLLAYDMNGEALNRDHGYPLRVIVPGVIGARSVKWLDCINIAAVECQGFFVQRDYKMFPPSVDWDNINWSTRRPQMDFPVQCAICSMEDVQMVKVGKIKIKGYAASGGGRGIERIDVSVDGGQTWFEALKFQKPGVSYVSDDASNDKWAWVLFEAEAEISQGTEIVAKAVDSAANVQPENVAVIWNLRGILNTSWHRINVRIGHSNL
- the LOC142537121 gene encoding LOW QUALITY PROTEIN: transcriptional elongation regulator MINIYO-like (The sequence of the model RefSeq protein was modified relative to this genomic sequence to represent the inferred CDS: substituted 1 base at 1 genomic stop codon), producing MEGTENRKSKILGAIPLHVSEEGAALMVGAIVEKGFQDNQQTRPSSTPRPSVLSFPVARHRSHGPHWTPKVGNFKVNNDDDFDFCFDGDEYFNLNDLAADLANTIQRKEKRSLDFRPWQGILKDDGSSLRGKESNLNPLRVSSKVNEVSCHNIGAQIYDMEEKLCHTSYYNCEGERFTANDMSPSLLNDTPENIKYPLQMATDDEFLDATQIDGSSLESQIDSENRARLLKMSADEIAEAQAEIMAKLSSDLIKSLKRRSREKGKKLKFSLSETATGGEAVSGQQAENSFNSSVNFGCSNSHKPEKEIPGDKPTSKENKVIQDMDKKNHCLWNAWSERVERVKNLRFSLDGNIMDSNITDDTDTVSERDFLRTEGDPGAAGYTIMEAVILTRSVVSGQRTLALHLIAAVLDRAICCLCQNQFSFTSNSAGTCALDDWEAIWAFALGPGPELALSLRMSLDDNHNSVILACAKAIQCALSYDMNEIIFDISENASTHSKYVFTAPVLRSRPDINSGFLRGGFWKYSAKPSNIDFIGEELGDEPGDERTIQDDLVVAGQDIAAGLIRMGILPRICYLMETDPSAPLEECLISILIAIARHSPTCAAAVMNCEKLVQTVANRFTLKEHMDINPCKIKSVKLIKVLACSEKKSCSTFIKNGIFRQMTWHLYRYPCSLDQLIKSGKEASKYLSALLVEQWRFWKVCIRYGYCVSDFSDLLASVCIWLRVPNVELLIENDVMSEFFSITKEIYLLLDVLAGRLPNFYSVVHETVEKRTQDTESFSWSHIGPITDHALEWIRVKTIPYVSKFFGLQAKDGRYRSLQDPEVNSLLQVLSSVLSMLSSVLKAVIPVDTTVLSNGNLPWIPDFVPKIGLEIIRNGYMGFLGESKKNASVLEHLFHLRLKNRQEIAIYSTCCLQGLIQVVASIDELIQHANLKSHALSKYSILSRDDKVLTEGILKSSMVEVRGTLTNLMTLINNECQSMHPIEVFGRGGPAPGVGVGWGASGGGYWSLKTLLVQQDTRLLTHLLEVSEISTARNSLNADEMGCLTQRINCALAAGLIVGPVNSSVFDKLLNFMFQVPVLKHLDFSIRQFLCLRKFKPLGWNYEEQDYLLFANVLAPHFKNRWLGVKNKLKPKKEINHFSHKTKKGGHCLETIHEDVDLPNMVIXESTSLIMERAYQRLHLPAHWFLSAISTFNLEKNTSPNASYNSVEVTKGGLFFLLCIEAIPTFCISEAFSPVKSVPVVWKLHALSVVLLFGMKVLEDEKSRDIYESLQKVYGEILDEKFVSNFSDNLVANPLKFESDIHENYSTFIETLVEQFAAESYGDIIFGRQVAIYLNRSVETSVRHTTWNALSNARVLELLPPLDQCLTKSESYLEPVEDDERILEAYVKSWVSGALDKAATRNSAAFSLVLHHLLCFIFQNLSGHMLSLRNKLVKFLLRDYSRKQQHEGMLVKLIQYKKHVMTMSELDSPLSISGIEKRL